A window of the Lactuca sativa cultivar Salinas chromosome 5, Lsat_Salinas_v11, whole genome shotgun sequence genome harbors these coding sequences:
- the LOC111891705 gene encoding putative receptor protein kinase ZmPK1: MAVPFHFHVLVLTISTLSQIPISSSSSSSSFLTRGSSLSVDNDDDILVSPNGIFTAGFHQVGENAYGFAVWFSEQPASRSRTVVWMANRDAPVNGKHSTLFISEDGNLVLTDAGDHQNVIWSTKAKSTSSLVQLQLHNTGNLVLHGGEENPLWQSFDHPTDTLLPNQLFTKKTQLVSSRSFTNYSSGFYKLFFDNDSILRLLYDGPQTTTVFWPHPSLRTWEVGRFQYIDIRRASLDSNGEFNSSDGFSFRSSDFGMRTQRIMKIDTDGNLRVYSFDERRLRWEVQWQALSHPCQIHGACGPNSLCSYSPDFGRTCACLHGYKKVDSNDWSYGCEPEFQLCTQDGCDDFIELRHVEFYGYDIRLIINCTLDACKKDCLKDDTCRGFQLGWRNDIPYCFIKTSLHNGYQMGVDYLMYIKLPKRLVSSFTQKPIIQSSFSCPDAVLSPIMRTYKTKHDMNSKLLEFVLVFGCMIGFIEIVCVVIFMYCSSKHPSATEKTYFPAATDFRKFTYSELKKASRNFSDEIGRGGASIVYKGRLADNRIAAIKRLTNTNRQGEAEFQAEISTIGRLNHMNLIQTWGYCAEGKHRLVVYEYMEKGSLAENLSSGHKLDWATRFDIAKGIAKGLAYLHEECLEWVLHCDVKPHNILLDANYNPKVADFGLSRLLDRRSGISEWNFSVMRGTRGYMAPEWVLNLPITSKVDVFSYGVVILEMITGRSPASENENEEIKHALINRVRDRSQGFDEIVDPWIRDQYNDETVMENLVRIALQCVEEDREARPSMRQVVDVLLHV; encoded by the coding sequence ATGGCTGTACCTTTTcattttcatgttcttgttcttacaATATCAACGCTTTCCCAGATAccaatatcatcatcatcttcttcttcttctttcttaacTCGAGGATCATCTCTATCTGTTGATAACGACGATGACATTTTAGTTTCACCCAACGGAATTTTCACGGCCGGTTTCCATCAAGTCGGAGAGAATGCTTATGGCTTTGCTGTCTGGTTCTCGGAGCAACCCGCATCCCGGAGTCGTACAGTGGTCTGGATGGCTAATCGAGATGCACCCGTAAACGGAAAACACTCGACGCTGTTCATATCGGAAGATGGGAATCTCGTTTTGACAGATGCTGGTGATCATCAAAACGTCATTTGGTCAACAAAGGCGAAGTCAACATCTTCTTTAGTGCAACTACAACTACATAACACAGGTAACCTTGTGCTCCATGGAGGAGAAGAAAACCCTCTTTGGCAAAGCTTTGATCATCCCACCGATACCCTTCTTCCAAATCAACTCTTCACTAAGAAAACCCAACTTGTTTCTTCAAGAAGTTTCACTAATTACTCTTCAGGGTTCTATAAACTCTTTTTTGATAACGATAGCATTCTTCGACTTCTTTATGATGGCCCACAAACAACTACTGTTTTCTGGCCTCATCCGAGTTTAAGAACTTGGGAAGTTGGGAGATTCCAGTATATTGATATTCGAAGAGCAAGCCTTGACTCCAATGGTGAATTCAACTCATCTGATGGTTTTAGTTTCAGATCTTCTGATTTTGGAATGAGAACGCAAAGAATTATGAAGATCGATACAGATGGTAACTTAAGAGTTTACAGCTTCGATGAAAGAAGATTGAGATGGGAAGTTCAATGGCAAGCTCTTTCTCACCCTTGCCAGATTCATGGTGCTTGTGGTCCAAACAGTCTCTGTTCTTATTCTCCAGATTTCGGAAGAACATGCGCTTGTTTACATGGATACAAGAAGGTGGATTCTAATGATTGGAGTTATGGGTGCGAACCAGAATTCCAGCTATGCACGCAAGATGGGTGTGATGATTTCATTGAGCTTCGTCATGTAGAATTCTATGGCTATGATATTCGATTGATCATCAACTGCACTCTTGATGCTTGCAAGAAGGATTGCTTAAAGGATGACACTTGCAGGGGGTTTCAACTCGGATGGAGGAATGACATCCCTTATTGCTTCATAAAAACTTCTTTGCATAATGGGTATCAAATGGGAGTCGATTATTTGATGTATATCAAACTACCAAAGAGATTAGTATCATCTTTTACTCAGAAACCCATCATCCAATCAAGCTTCAGTTGTCCAGACGCTGTGCTCTCCCCCATCATGAGGACTTACAAGACAAAACATGATATGAATTCGAAGTTGCTTGAGTTCGTGCTAGTGTTCGGATGCATGATAGGGTTCATTGAGATCGTTTGTGTAGTGATATTCATGTATTGTAGCAGTAAACACCCATCCGCAACAGAGAAAACTTATTTTCCAGCTGCTACAGATTTTCGGAAATTCACATACAGCGAATTGAAGAAGGCATCACGCAATTTCAGTGATGAGATTGGGAGAGGTGGTGCTTCAATCGTGTATAAAGGCAGGTTAGCAGACAACAGGATCGCAGCAATTAAAAGGCTCACGAACACTAATCGCCAAGGAGAAGCTGAGTTTCAAGCTGAAATAAGCACGATTGGGAGACTGAATCACATGAATTTGATACAGACATGGGGTTATTGTGCTGAAGGAAAGCATAGGCTTGTGGTATATGAGTATATGGAGAAAGGATCATTGGCTGAAAATTTAAGCTCTGGTCATAAACTTGATTGGGCGACTAGGTTTGATATAGCGAAAGGTATTGCAAAAGGGTTAGCTTACTTACATGAAGAATGCTTGGAATGGGTTCTACATTGTGATGTGAAACCCCATAACATATTGTTGGATGCGAATTACAACCCTAAAGTCGCAGATTTTGGTCTTTCCAGATTGTTGGACAGAAGAAGTGGTATCAGCGAATGGAACTTCTCCGTGATGCGAGGGACTCGAGGTTATATGGCTCCTGAATGGGTTTTAAACCTTCCGATTACCTCAAAAGTTGATGTGTTTAGCTATGGGGTGGTGATATTGGAGATGATAACAGGAAGAAGTCCAGCAAGCGAGAATGAAAATGAGGAGATTAAGCATGCCCTAATAAATAGGGTGAGAGATAGGAGTCAAGGGTTTGATGAAATTGTGGATCCTTGGATAAGGGATCAATATAATGATGAGACTGTGATGGAGAATCTGGTTAGAATTGCACTACAATGTGTTGAGGAAGATAGAGAGGCAAGACCCTCAATGAGACAGGTAGTCGATGTGCTTCTCCATGTCTGA